A portion of the Toxoplasma gondii ME49 chromosome VIIb, whole genome shotgun sequence genome contains these proteins:
- a CDS encoding hypothetical protein (encoded by transcript TGME49_257690~Predicted trans-membrane domain (TMHMM2.0):57-80:84-107:186-209:241-261:275-298:335-358), with protein sequence MEKATAASEVKGGEVRKSDYSQNRKSRSPRPSPQGPSSPNKPCKATDLLPADEVPSGWTAGESSVWLAFLCSCLVGYLCLSDGEISALLTLSAAFYTLSIFFLVSNARVCSITTQAFCKWHSASGAAQPQSASSSSESLQLFSISHLLCGGCMRPGSAGLFAIALLARVACNLRRPAYLPNDRTGDWLYQTLEVLSALLLLLLVGVVSANSRFCRDFAKQTKGATSQADGNDQTEGKLAETTFISGCHFALVTAVACGLVLKHDMNESFFDDFAWAFALYAETLAFIPFISHQPFVISEQKAGACAKKEQTSSLTPEGKQLVDYRYRKNPVLARRLWRQFLFALVISRAIQMVFWAVTFEEFAREMDMDAVSERLTEQSGDLSQEFKNNTLDRQGVPGSSAATLNIRGWCSLVATVAQLCFSLYLMKVYCFTQGQLEREYFDNRKNTSERKDKTETSSCAAIGTSASSTADAAGEDEVKPRSLVRKRFVPSPK encoded by the coding sequence ATGGAGAAAGCCACAGCTGCTTCAGAAGTGAAGGGAGGCGAGGTTCGAAAATCCGACTATTcgcagaacagaaagagtcgctctcctcgtccttctcctcagGGTCCCTCATCTCCGAACAAACCTTGCAAAGCCACAGATCTTCTGCCCGCTGATGAAGTTCCTTCTGGGTGGACTGCAGGGGAGTCGAGCGTATGGCTGGCATTCTTGTGCAGCTGTTTAGTTGGATATCTGTGTCTTTCCGACGGAGAAATATCTGCCCTTCTAACACTTTCAGCAGCCTTTTACACGCTATCGATCTTTTTCCTCGTGTCCAATGCCCGTGTCTGCTCTATAACTACGCAGGCTTTCTGCAAGTGGCACAGTGCTTCAGGGGCGGCACAGCCTCAATCCGCGAGCTCTTCTTCCGAGTCGCTCCAATTATTTTCTATTTCTCATCTTTTGTGTGGAGGGTGTATGCGTCCTGGAAGTGCTGGACTCTTCGCGAtcgctcttcttgctcgAGTCGCCTGCAATCTCCGCCGTCCTGCTTACCTGCCCAACGATCGGACAGGCGACTGGCTGTACCAGACTCTGGAGGTCTTGTCTgcgcttctgctgctgctgctcgtgGGTGTTGTCTCTGCTAattctcgtttctgtcgagATTTCGCAAAGCAAACAAAAGGCGCTACTTCCCAGGCCGACGGCAACGACCAAACGGAAGGAAAGCTCGCGGAAACAACCTTCATTTCTGGGTGCCATTTTGCCCTGGTGACAGCTGTGGCTTGTGGGCTCGTCCTCAAGCACGACATGAATGAAAGTTTCTTCGATGATTTTGCGTGGGCATTCGCTCTGTACGCTGAGACTTTGGCGTTCATTCCTTTCATCTCGCACCAGCCATTTGTGATTTCTGAGCAGAAGGCGGGTGCCtgcgcgaagaaggaacaaacGTCCTCCTTGACACCTGAGGGGAAGCAGCTCGTTGACTATCGATATCGGAAGAACCCCGTTCTCGCTCGCAGGCTCTGGAGACAGTTCCTCTTTGCCCTTGTTATTTCACGCGCGATTCAAATGGTCTTCTGGGCGGTAACGTTCGAGGAATTCGCTCGAGAGATGGACATGGACGCGGTTTCTGAGCGGCTGACAGAGCAGAGCGGCGATTTGTCGCAGGAGTTCAAAAACAATACGCTCGACAGACAAGGAGTACCCGGCTCCTCTGCCGCTACTCTGAATATCCGTGGCTGGTGTAGTCTCGTTGCGACAGTAGCACAGttgtgcttttctctctaTCTCATGAAGGTGTACTGCTTCACCCAGGGTCAGCTAGAACGGGAGTATTTCGACAATCGAAAGAATACctcggagagaaaagacaagacagaaacTTCCTCCTGCGCAGCGATTGGGACAAGTGCGTCATCCaccgcagacgccgcgggCGAAGATGAAGTAAAACCCCGCAGTTTGGTTCGCAAGCGCTTTGTGCCGTCACCCAAGTGA
- a CDS encoding hypothetical protein (encoded by transcript TGME49_257685): MNTGTFRVFVRRDPQFWRAQAKHSSPHSGRRACHSAELYTYKVATLHRRPLWAGCRFASCFLCAADLKTQVSLQEAILFIFRSTSLQIFPQKGQERANCFSAPSSASCLGIACRHRLFSTVFSSRSLFALA, from the exons ATGAACACAGGCACATTTAGGGTTTTTGTCCGCAGGGACCCCCAATTCTGGAGAGCACAGGCCAAGCATTCATCTCCGCACAGCGGGCGTCGCGCGTGTCACAGCGCTGAGCTGTACACATACAAAGTCGCAACTCTGCACAGAAGGCCTCTCTGGGCAGGCTGTCGATTCGCCAGTTGTTTTTTGTGTGCTGCAGACCTGAAAACCCAGGTTTCTCTCCAGGAAGCCATTCTGTTCATTTTCCGGTCGACGTCACTGCAAATTTTCCCG CAGAAGGGCCAGGAGAGGGCGAACTGTTTTTCAgcgccttcgtctgcttcgtgtTTAGGGATCGCTTGTCGCCACCGCCTTTTTTCGACAGTTTTTTCCTCCCGGTCTCTGTTCGCTCTCGCCTGA
- a CDS encoding myosin light chain MLC1 (encoded by transcript TGME49_257680), whose product MSKVEKKCPVCYQKLPNPADVLGPMDKELNYFMWMPGFEWRPEPKVGEYDGACESPSCREGGRPAADEDMQEALEEMVEADEMYARFNARASGGKVSTGDAMILARQLGLAPSYADKQAFEEKSGDNLDYASFQKFVGTSTHPEDNIEDLVEAFAYFDVSKHGYLTRKQMGNILMTYGEPLTTEEFNALAAEYFTSDQIDYRQFCKAMLERRE is encoded by the exons ATGAGCAAGGTCGAGAAGAAATGCCCGGTGTGCTACCAGAAGCTGCCGAACCCGGCAGATGTTCTGGGTCCGATGGACAAGGAGTTGAACTATTTCATGTGGATGCCAGGCTTCGAGTGGCGCCCGGAACCGAAGGTGGGGGAGTACGATGGTGCCTGTGAGTCGCCCTCTTGCCGCGAGGGGGGGCGCCCTgcggcagacgaagacatGCAGGAGGCTCTCGAGGAGATGGTGGAGGCCGACGAAATGTATGCGCGCTTCAACGCGAGAGCTTCGGGAGGAAAGGTATCCACGGGAGACGCCATGATTCTCGCGCGCCAGCTCGGACTTGCCCCGTCCTACGCAGACAAACAGGCCTTTGAGGAAAAGAGCGGCGACAACCTTGACTACGCCAGCTTCCAGAAATTCGTTGGCACCAGCACCCACCCCGAAGACAACATCGAGGACCTCGTCGAAGCCTTCGCATACTTTGACGTCTCT aagCACGGTTACCTGACGCGCAAGCAGATGGGGAACATCCTCATGACCTACGGAGAGCCTCTCACCACAGAAGAGTTTAATGCCTTGGCTGC ggAGTACTTCACAAGTGACCAGATCGACTACAGGCAATTCTGCAAGGC AATGCTCGAGCGAAGGGAGTAA